A genomic region of Arachis stenosperma cultivar V10309 chromosome 9, arast.V10309.gnm1.PFL2, whole genome shotgun sequence contains the following coding sequences:
- the LOC130951310 gene encoding probable aldo-keto reductase 1, whose translation MNTFDMKINGTPSYVRSCCEASLKRLGVEYIDLYYQHRVDTTVPIEDTMGELKKLVKEGKVKYIGLSEASSDTIKRAHAVHPITAVQMEWSLWTRDIEEEIIPLCRELGIGIVPYSPLGRGFFGGKGVVENLPADSVLHAHPRYQAQNLEKNKKIYERIESLAKKHQCSPVQLALAWILQQGNDVAPIPG comes from the exons ATGAATACTTTTGATATGAAGATCAATGGTACACCAAGCTATGTACGCTCATGTTGCGAAGCTAGTTTGAAACGTCTTGGAGTTGAATACATTGATCTCTATTATCAGCATAGAGTGGACACAACAGTCCCTATAGAAGACACA ATGGGTGAACTTAAGAAATTGGTGAAAGAGGGAAAAGTTAAATACATTGGATTATCTGAAGCTAGTTCGGATACAATAAAGAGGGCGCATGCAGTTCATCCAATTACTGCTGTACAAATGGAATGGTCACTTTGGACTCGTGATATTGAAGAAGAGATAATTCCTCTTTGCAG agAGCTTGGTATTGGAATTGTACCATACAGTCCTCTTGGTCGTGGCTTTTTTGGTGGCAAAGGAGTTGTGGAAAACCTTCCAGCTGATAGTGTTTTG CATGCTCATCCTCGCTACCAAGCACAGAACTTggagaagaacaagaagatataTGAGCGAATAGAAAGCCTTGCTAAGAAGCACCAATGCAGCCCTGTCCAATTGGCATTAGCGTGGATTCTCCAACAAGGCAATGATGTTGCGCCTATCCCTGGTTAG